A genomic region of Planctomycetota bacterium contains the following coding sequences:
- a CDS encoding translation initiation factor IF-3: MRSRRPRNHNAREDAFFRHNRQIRISPIRLIDADGEMQGVVPTDQALRMAQDAG; the protein is encoded by the coding sequence ATGAGAAGCCGCAGACCGAGGAACCACAACGCCCGCGAAGACGCGTTCTTTCGCCACAACAGACAAATCCGCATCAGCCCGATCCGGCTGATCGATGCCGACGGGGAGATGCAAGGCGTCGTCCCGACCGACCAGGCCCTTCGCATGGCGCAAGACGCCGGC